The following coding sequences are from one Methanosarcina sp. WWM596 window:
- a CDS encoding putative zinc-binding protein produces MAEETKCACGSANVAIFPCAGAANVGQLSNKIAVELDQQGLGNMMCTVGIGARAPRLMKSAEASDRIIAINGCPVKCATKTMELAGFKVGHKIVISELGIKKTKDKDLKDEEVAEVLTKVMEILQSE; encoded by the coding sequence ATGGCAGAAGAAACAAAATGTGCATGTGGTTCGGCAAACGTGGCAATCTTTCCCTGTGCGGGAGCCGCAAATGTAGGCCAGCTTTCAAATAAAATCGCAGTCGAGCTCGATCAGCAGGGACTAGGAAACATGATGTGTACAGTAGGCATCGGAGCTCGGGCTCCAAGGCTTATGAAGTCTGCCGAAGCTTCCGACCGGATCATAGCCATTAACGGCTGTCCCGTAAAATGTGCAACCAAAACTATGGAATTGGCCGGCTTTAAAGTGGGTCATAAGATCGTGATTTCCGAACTTGGGATAAAGAAAACTAAGGACAAAGATCTCAAGGACGAAGAAGTAGCAGAAGTCCTGACAAAAGTTATGGAGATCCTTCAGTCCGAATGA
- a CDS encoding thioredoxin family protein, with amino-acid sequence MKIEILGTGCPKCKKTKEIIEKVLAETGKKAEVVKVEDFESILNYGVMVTPAVVVDGEVKIAGKVPDEKDIRKWIAK; translated from the coding sequence ATGAAGATTGAAATTCTTGGAACCGGATGTCCTAAATGCAAGAAAACGAAAGAAATCATTGAAAAAGTCCTGGCTGAAACCGGTAAGAAGGCCGAGGTTGTTAAAGTAGAAGACTTTGAATCAATCCTGAACTACGGCGTGATGGTCACCCCAGCTGTCGTAGTTGATGGTGAAGTTAAAATTGCAGGTAAAGTCCCGGATGAAAAAGATATCCGAAAATGGATTGCAAAGTAA
- a CDS encoding permease produces MADIFYPLQWIADKLTYEVFGITPTTHLAASVNFIIYDVLKIVILLSVMIFAISYLRTYITPEKTRKVLGGKKGLRYHLIASLIGTISPFCSCSSVPLFIGFVEAGVPLGVTFSFLITSPLVNEAAVAVLWATLGLKATVIYVISGIVLGVFGGYVIGVLKLEKYVEDFVYNIKVGKQTNEQVSLTIKERTDLALESVKDIVGRVWIYVIIGVTIGGIFHGYAPEGILQKYAGKDNLLAVPIAVLVGVPLYSNVMGMIPIVESLIGKGLPIGTSLAFLMSVTAVSLPEMIILKKVLKKELIGIFVLIVALSIVFTGYLFNILL; encoded by the coding sequence ATGGCTGATATCTTTTATCCTCTGCAATGGATTGCAGACAAACTGACATACGAGGTTTTCGGGATTACACCCACTACTCACCTTGCGGCCAGTGTCAACTTCATCATATACGACGTATTGAAAATAGTCATCCTGCTTTCCGTGATGATTTTCGCGATCTCCTACCTCAGGACCTATATCACTCCGGAAAAAACAAGAAAGGTACTCGGAGGCAAGAAAGGGCTCCGCTACCACCTGATAGCTTCCTTGATAGGAACGATCTCTCCATTCTGTTCATGTTCCTCAGTGCCCCTTTTTATCGGGTTTGTGGAAGCTGGAGTGCCCCTTGGAGTTACCTTCTCCTTTCTAATCACCTCCCCTCTGGTAAACGAAGCTGCTGTAGCCGTACTCTGGGCAACCCTTGGCTTGAAGGCAACTGTAATTTATGTGATATCGGGTATCGTGCTCGGTGTGTTTGGAGGCTATGTAATCGGAGTCCTGAAACTGGAAAAGTACGTAGAAGATTTCGTTTATAATATAAAAGTAGGTAAACAGACTAACGAACAGGTAAGCCTTACCATAAAGGAAAGGACAGACCTTGCTCTTGAAAGCGTTAAAGACATAGTGGGAAGAGTCTGGATCTACGTGATCATAGGGGTCACCATAGGAGGCATCTTCCACGGATATGCTCCCGAAGGCATCCTCCAAAAATACGCAGGAAAGGACAACCTGCTTGCAGTTCCAATTGCTGTACTTGTGGGTGTCCCCCTCTACTCAAATGTAATGGGCATGATTCCCATAGTTGAGAGCCTGATCGGAAAAGGGCTCCCGATAGGGACTTCCCTGGCATTCCTGATGTCGGTTACAGCTGTGTCCCTGCCAGAAATGATCATCCTTAAAAAGGTGCTGAAAAAAGAACTGATTGGGATCTTTGTCTTAATTGTGGCGTTGTCAATCGTCTTCACGGGATACCTGTTCAACATATTGCTATGA
- a CDS encoding transposase encodes MYLYCSLELKRSRRIPYPGDLSDREWQLIKPHFLNSRMNLGRKRVHSFRETLNAIFYLLRSSCAW; translated from the coding sequence TTGTACCTCTATTGTTCGTTAGAGTTAAAACGATCTCGAAGAATTCCTTATCCTGGTGATTTATCCGATCGAGAATGGCAACTAATTAAACCTCATTTTCTTAATTCAAGAATGAATCTAGGTAGGAAACGCGTTCATTCTTTTCGAGAAACACTGAATGCAATCTTCTATTTGTTACGTTCTAGTTGTGCCTGGTGA
- a CDS encoding right-handed parallel beta-helix repeat-containing protein, whose protein sequence is MGMSGDYKIKTHIKDLILSIIIIYFILIPSKIIPNTPEAPIVYVDTDGSGNYNCDGKNDHIEINQALSFVNSNPDFTTVYLNGSNTYWINDTIYIGSNTILEGDPDAVIKLINHANWGIKYKGLIEAKNNRAKNITIRGFEIDGNCRNQSEGIGNSYYNMINLKESYNVTVNDMYLHDGLGDGIKVFHDYSREYETVPTNINIYNNKIFEIGHDAVWLKHSSNASIYNNDITIKADAAIRLTETMHIKIFNNTITSNNKGYAGIELNKKMTGPVMDDIEIYDNTIYHIRAWGIWVVGYGGYERDKARGVWIHHNTIYDTGTSSSLHEAGGIVVQGFNNTIIENNVIDGNRKYGIAYELYPRYGIPTDKGFVTIVRNNIISNTIPNLPDSGSGWGIKDYDPSNHTFILENNCIYNSAAANYENASSTTDLNVNPLFADVSKRDYHLKSAAGRFSDGQWVLDRKTSLLIDAGNSLSKYSNEPDPNGNRTNIGRYGNTAEASKSVSK, encoded by the coding sequence ATGGGAATGAGTGGAGATTATAAAATAAAGACACACATCAAAGATTTAATTTTATCAATCATAATAATTTATTTTATATTAATACCTTCAAAAATTATTCCCAATACACCTGAAGCACCGATTGTATATGTTGATACAGATGGCAGCGGAAATTATAACTGCGATGGGAAAAATGATCACATAGAAATAAATCAAGCTCTTTCATTCGTCAACAGTAACCCTGATTTTACAACCGTTTACCTCAACGGTTCAAACACATACTGGATAAATGACACGATATATATTGGAAGTAATACAATATTAGAAGGGGACCCGGACGCTGTAATAAAACTCATTAACCATGCGAACTGGGGGATAAAGTATAAAGGATTAATAGAAGCAAAAAACAACAGGGCAAAGAATATTACAATAAGGGGATTTGAAATTGATGGAAATTGCCGAAACCAGTCTGAGGGTATAGGGAACAGTTACTACAATATGATTAATTTAAAAGAAAGTTACAATGTAACTGTTAATGATATGTATCTGCACGACGGACTCGGGGATGGAATAAAAGTATTTCACGATTACTCAAGAGAATACGAAACTGTCCCAACAAACATAAACATATACAACAATAAAATATTTGAGATTGGGCACGATGCAGTGTGGTTAAAGCATTCATCAAATGCATCCATATATAACAATGATATAACCATAAAAGCAGATGCAGCCATCCGATTAACGGAAACAATGCATATCAAAATTTTCAATAATACAATAACATCAAATAATAAAGGATATGCAGGGATAGAGCTGAACAAAAAAATGACTGGTCCTGTAATGGATGACATCGAGATTTACGATAATACAATATATCACATACGTGCATGGGGAATCTGGGTAGTAGGCTATGGAGGATATGAGAGAGATAAAGCCAGAGGGGTCTGGATTCACCATAATACAATCTATGATACTGGAACGTCATCCTCTCTTCATGAAGCAGGCGGAATTGTAGTTCAGGGATTTAACAACACCATAATCGAAAATAATGTAATCGATGGGAATAGAAAATATGGTATTGCGTATGAATTATATCCTCGTTACGGAATCCCAACAGATAAAGGATTTGTGACTATTGTAAGAAACAATATAATTTCAAACACAATTCCAAATCTTCCGGACTCTGGCTCAGGCTGGGGAATCAAAGACTACGATCCTTCAAATCACACATTTATACTCGAAAACAACTGCATATACAATAGTGCTGCAGCAAATTACGAAAATGCCAGTTCTACTACAGACCTGAACGTAAATCCATTGTTTGCAGATGTCTCAAAACGCGATTACCACCTGAAAAGTGCTGCAGGAAGATTTTCGGATGGTCAGTGGGTACTTGACCGGAAAACAAGTCTACTCATAGATGCCGGAAATTCCCTGTCAAAATATAGCAATGAACCTGATCCAAATGGGAACAGGACTAATATTGGAAGATATGGAAACACTGCTGAAGCCTCCAAGAGTGTATCTAAATAA
- the tnpA gene encoding IS200/IS605 family transposase, with amino-acid sequence MYFLVNTKYETRNHSKFLLMYHVIFVCKYQKVILEPISEELKQIMIDISKESNFEILEMETDKDHIHFLIKSEPKVSVLSIVRKLKQEYTNRLWKTQKEYMKKYYWGENTLWSDGYFASTIGNVSKEAAEYYIRNQG; translated from the coding sequence ATGTACTTTTTGGTAAATACGAAGTATGAAACACGGAATCATAGCAAATTTTTGTTAATGTATCATGTTATTTTTGTTTGCAAATACCAAAAAGTCATACTTGAACCAATTAGCGAAGAACTCAAACAGATTATGATTGACATTTCAAAAGAGTCTAACTTTGAAATCCTTGAAATGGAAACTGACAAAGACCATATTCATTTTTTGATCAAGAGTGAGCCGAAAGTTAGCGTTTTGTCAATTGTCAGAAAATTGAAACAAGAATATACTAACAGGTTATGGAAAACTCAAAAAGAATATATGAAAAAGTATTATTGGGGTGAGAATACGTTATGGAGTGATGGTTATTTTGCGTCTACTATCGGAAATGTGAGTAAAGAGGCGGCAGAATATTACATACGGAATCAGGGGTGA
- a CDS encoding metal-dependent hydrolase, producing MPYPVSHVLFFVFCVSAVAVYAIVRSIFRREISSRDLPQLLLLLFVGSLCTLFPDIMIIYNLPVNGTLEHCWIGPIATHSLLFSSTALLFGTLVGYLAYGKFGKAIYLGLFAEAAFLTHLLLDDIGEGGTEYLYPVYNGKVSVFSLMNVSFQETGFFHYLIASFVSVFFVCFVIMMALFALDKLGFEFKYRSEK from the coding sequence ATGCCTTATCCAGTTTCACATGTTCTGTTTTTTGTTTTCTGTGTCAGCGCAGTAGCAGTCTACGCCATTGTCAGATCAATTTTTCGCAGGGAAATTTCGTCCAGGGACTTACCCCAGCTCTTGTTACTCTTATTTGTAGGCAGTCTATGCACACTTTTCCCGGATATTATGATAATTTATAATCTACCCGTAAATGGCACTTTAGAACACTGCTGGATCGGCCCGATTGCAACACATTCATTACTATTCAGTTCTACTGCCCTCCTGTTCGGAACGCTTGTGGGATATCTTGCCTACGGAAAGTTTGGGAAGGCAATATACCTGGGTCTTTTTGCAGAAGCTGCTTTTCTTACACATTTATTACTTGATGATATAGGGGAAGGAGGTACTGAGTATCTATACCCTGTATACAATGGAAAGGTCAGTGTATTTTCATTAATGAATGTAAGTTTTCAGGAGACTGGATTCTTTCATTATCTGATAGCATCTTTTGTATCGGTCTTTTTTGTTTGCTTTGTGATAATGATGGCACTGTTTGCCCTGGATAAACTTGGTTTTGAATTCAAATACAGATCCGAAAAGTGA
- a CDS encoding acyltransferase → MISNRDKVTFGEVADHYHSNKILFGIKYLKNWVLERLASCAPVPSWRAKLHKMRGVNIGENVYIGYDVIFDRLHPEMITVGDYAEIGDRCILSAHTRGSLTTRQAYPRSMAPIIIGSGVSVNPGCIITQGVKIGENSIIGIGSVVSRDISPNSLALGYPARVVKKLDGVGELQT, encoded by the coding sequence ATGATATCTAACAGAGATAAAGTAACTTTTGGTGAAGTGGCTGATCATTATCATAGCAATAAGATCCTCTTTGGGATAAAATACCTTAAGAACTGGGTTCTGGAACGCCTTGCTTCATGCGCTCCAGTCCCTTCCTGGAGGGCAAAACTGCATAAAATGCGAGGCGTAAACATCGGGGAGAATGTGTATATCGGCTATGATGTGATCTTCGACAGGCTCCATCCCGAAATGATCACAGTGGGAGATTACGCTGAAATTGGGGATAGGTGTATACTATCTGCCCATACAAGAGGCAGCTTAACTACGAGGCAGGCATATCCGAGAAGCATGGCTCCAATAATAATCGGAAGTGGGGTTTCTGTTAACCCGGGCTGTATAATCACGCAAGGGGTCAAAATTGGAGAAAATTCCATAATAGGAATTGGGTCCGTAGTTAGCCGTGATATTTCTCCAAACAGTCTTGCTCTGGGTTACCCTGCTAGAGTTGTTAAAAAGCTTGATGGTGTAGGCGAGCTTCAAACCTGA
- a CDS encoding indolepyruvate oxidoreductase subunit beta, translated as MSQIEGEKKLDLLITGVGGQGAILASDIIGKAAVFTGLPIRAAETHGMAQRGGSVVNHIRLGTDLGSMIPKKGADIMLALEPMEAVRYLDFLKDGGVIIVNTQSIIPVTVTSGIAKYPDVQEILDVLSEKYIVKAFNADELAYEAGNRLAMNVAMVGAISGYLPIPKEALLESVKALVPQKTVEINIRAFEMGRRKIEES; from the coding sequence ATGAGCCAGATTGAAGGAGAGAAAAAACTCGACCTCCTTATCACGGGAGTCGGGGGGCAGGGCGCAATCCTTGCTTCGGACATCATCGGAAAAGCCGCAGTCTTTACAGGGCTCCCCATCCGGGCAGCAGAGACCCACGGCATGGCACAGCGCGGAGGCTCGGTTGTAAACCACATAAGGCTGGGAACTGACCTTGGGTCAATGATCCCTAAGAAAGGCGCAGACATCATGCTTGCCCTTGAGCCTATGGAAGCAGTTCGATACCTCGATTTCCTGAAGGACGGTGGAGTAATTATAGTAAACACACAGTCAATCATTCCTGTGACTGTTACCTCCGGAATAGCAAAGTACCCTGATGTCCAGGAAATCCTTGACGTCCTTTCTGAAAAATATATAGTCAAAGCCTTTAATGCAGACGAACTGGCTTACGAAGCCGGGAACAGGCTTGCAATGAACGTGGCAATGGTCGGTGCCATCTCTGGCTACTTGCCCATCCCAAAAGAGGCCCTGCTTGAGAGTGTGAAGGCACTTGTGCCGCAGAAGACGGTTGAAATTAATATCAGAGCTTTTGAAATGGGAAGGAGAAAAATCGAGGAAAGCTAA
- the iorA gene encoding indolepyruvate ferredoxin oxidoreductase subunit alpha has product MTTREYMLGNVAIARGLLEGGVQVAAGYPGTPSSEIIDTLASREDQDYYIEWSVNEKVAMEVAVGAAWAGVRSVVTMKHVGLNVAADPFMTLAYAGTKGGLIVIVADDPSCHSSQNEQDTRRYAQFALVPCFDPSTPQEAKDMLPYAFEFSEKFKIPVIFRPTTRISHGKSDIELGEIPTDKPAPYFEKLLDRWVMLPKNARIRHTHLLSIQQPIEDALAESPWNSLELKPDANFGVISAGIASVYAKEALQELGIEASFLKIGTYPVPKKLVLELLETVNAVLVFEELEPVVEEQVKMIAQEAGLPIPIMGKTGGFVPREGELDISTFLEALKKVFDLDVEPESGKVSLELAPRPPALCAGCSHRATFYSMRKVFGKDAVYPSDIGCYTLGIQSGTVETTLCMGSSISIASGLYHAGEKRPICCSIGDSTFFHTGMNSLLNAVFNKANITVTILDNRITAMTGHQPNPGVGFTVTGEPTVEVSLAELCRAMGAGSVVVVNPYNLEETQEAFKAAKDFEGTSVVIAKQPCVISVKRAGIRRVPYIVDPEKCEGCKQCVKFGCPAIEFDEENNCAVITALCSGCGVCAQICKFEAIREVKK; this is encoded by the coding sequence ATGACTACACGCGAGTACATGCTTGGAAACGTGGCAATCGCCCGGGGCCTTTTGGAAGGCGGCGTACAGGTAGCTGCGGGCTATCCGGGGACTCCTTCTTCGGAGATTATCGATACCCTTGCTTCCCGTGAAGATCAGGACTACTATATCGAATGGTCCGTGAATGAAAAGGTGGCAATGGAAGTGGCAGTCGGAGCCGCCTGGGCAGGAGTGCGCTCGGTGGTAACCATGAAGCATGTCGGGCTAAATGTTGCAGCCGACCCTTTCATGACCCTTGCGTATGCAGGGACAAAGGGCGGGTTGATCGTAATCGTAGCCGATGACCCCTCATGTCACTCTTCCCAGAACGAGCAGGATACAAGGCGCTATGCCCAGTTTGCCCTTGTACCCTGTTTTGACCCCTCGACCCCCCAGGAAGCCAAAGACATGCTTCCTTATGCTTTTGAGTTTTCTGAAAAATTTAAAATCCCGGTTATCTTCCGCCCTACAACCCGGATCTCCCATGGAAAATCCGATATTGAGCTTGGGGAAATCCCGACAGACAAACCCGCTCCTTATTTCGAAAAACTTCTCGACCGCTGGGTCATGCTTCCAAAAAACGCCCGTATACGCCATACCCATCTCCTTTCGATCCAGCAGCCAATTGAAGATGCTCTTGCAGAATCCCCCTGGAACTCTCTGGAACTGAAACCTGATGCAAATTTCGGGGTAATAAGTGCAGGTATTGCTTCTGTATATGCAAAAGAGGCCCTGCAGGAACTGGGAATTGAAGCTTCCTTCCTGAAGATCGGGACCTATCCTGTCCCGAAAAAGCTTGTTCTGGAACTGCTTGAAACCGTAAACGCTGTTCTTGTCTTCGAAGAACTTGAACCTGTTGTGGAAGAGCAGGTAAAGATGATTGCTCAGGAAGCCGGCCTTCCGATTCCGATCATGGGAAAAACTGGCGGTTTTGTCCCGAGAGAAGGAGAACTGGACATCAGTACTTTCCTTGAAGCTTTGAAGAAAGTTTTTGACCTGGATGTTGAGCCTGAGTCGGGGAAGGTCTCTCTTGAGCTTGCTCCCCGCCCCCCTGCTCTCTGTGCCGGTTGCTCTCACCGGGCAACCTTCTATTCCATGAGAAAGGTCTTTGGAAAGGATGCTGTCTACCCGAGTGATATCGGCTGTTATACCCTCGGGATCCAGAGCGGGACTGTTGAGACCACGCTCTGTATGGGCTCAAGTATAAGCATTGCTTCCGGGCTTTACCATGCGGGGGAAAAGCGCCCTATCTGCTGTTCTATAGGGGACTCAACCTTTTTCCATACTGGCATGAATTCACTCCTGAATGCGGTTTTCAACAAAGCCAATATTACGGTCACCATCCTCGACAATCGAATCACGGCCATGACCGGGCACCAGCCAAATCCCGGAGTCGGTTTTACAGTTACCGGAGAACCCACTGTAGAAGTCTCTCTTGCCGAACTCTGCAGAGCTATGGGAGCCGGATCTGTAGTAGTTGTCAATCCCTACAACCTTGAAGAAACCCAGGAAGCTTTCAAAGCCGCAAAGGACTTTGAAGGCACATCCGTGGTTATTGCAAAACAGCCCTGCGTGATCTCTGTAAAGAGGGCAGGAATCAGGCGGGTCCCATACATAGTTGACCCTGAAAAGTGTGAAGGCTGCAAGCAGTGTGTCAAATTCGGCTGCCCGGCAATCGAATTTGATGAGGAAAATAATTGCGCTGTAATTACTGCACTCTGTAGCGGATGCGGGGTCTGTGCGCAGATCTGCAAGTTTGAAGCTATCCGGGAGGTGAAGAAATGA
- a CDS encoding zeta toxin family protein, with amino-acid sequence MKIAVCGKGGSGKSTISALLAKQMAKTKNVLVLDTDESNYGLHGQLGLAAPRDLMEYFGGKQGFKQKQRVPKTAPLGGLTVSGAAAGQQKSRFFEERWSFSDLPSEFVEEKGKIRLMAIGKIHEFGEGCACPMGVLTREFLENLDLAEDDIVIVDTEAGVEHFGRGVAKDFDTILVVIDPSYESLKLSRKFEELGGQAGNRVFFVLNKVEEDIEGDLLEAVDSSKVAAVIPADRGLFKASLKGEEFDLELEEIGKLVEFLDLN; translated from the coding sequence ATGAAAATCGCAGTATGCGGAAAAGGCGGAAGCGGAAAGAGCACTATTTCTGCACTCCTGGCAAAGCAGATGGCAAAAACAAAGAACGTGCTTGTGCTTGACACCGATGAGTCCAACTACGGGCTACACGGCCAGCTCGGGCTTGCAGCCCCAAGAGACCTTATGGAGTACTTCGGGGGAAAACAGGGTTTCAAGCAAAAGCAGAGAGTTCCGAAGACTGCTCCCCTCGGCGGGCTAACAGTTTCGGGAGCTGCCGCAGGCCAGCAGAAGTCCCGCTTTTTTGAGGAAAGGTGGAGTTTTTCCGACTTGCCTTCGGAGTTCGTGGAAGAAAAAGGAAAGATAAGGCTCATGGCAATCGGCAAGATCCACGAGTTCGGGGAAGGCTGCGCCTGTCCCATGGGTGTACTTACCCGGGAGTTCCTGGAAAACCTTGACCTCGCAGAAGACGACATTGTTATCGTGGACACGGAAGCCGGAGTGGAACATTTCGGAAGGGGAGTTGCAAAAGACTTTGATACGATCCTAGTCGTGATTGACCCCTCCTACGAATCTCTCAAGCTATCCAGAAAGTTCGAGGAACTCGGGGGACAGGCTGGAAACAGGGTTTTCTTTGTGTTGAACAAGGTCGAGGAAGATATTGAAGGAGACCTGCTGGAGGCTGTTGATTCTTCAAAAGTTGCCGCAGTGATCCCCGCAGACAGGGGGCTTTTCAAAGCGTCCCTGAAAGGCGAAGAATTCGACCTTGAACTTGAAGAGATTGGAAAGCTTGTGGAGTTTCTGGATCTGAATTGA
- a CDS encoding DUF2551 domain-containing protein, translating to MIKYLGRDENGIRKVVLNLFLTGDKFTTGEVYDYLDKGRFEVSYRGVSAMVGLMNTRLGILSINVTGDHNVYSLKESYKNIVGSVLENY from the coding sequence TTGATAAAGTATCTCGGCAGGGATGAAAACGGGATACGCAAGGTTGTGCTCAATCTCTTCCTGACCGGAGACAAGTTCACCACCGGTGAAGTTTATGACTACCTTGATAAAGGAAGATTCGAGGTAAGCTACCGGGGGGTGTCAGCCATGGTCGGGCTTATGAATACCAGGCTCGGTATTTTGAGCATAAATGTCACCGGGGATCACAACGTATATTCCCTGAAAGAGAGTTATAAAAACATTGTCGGCTCTGTTCTTGAGAACTATTAA
- a CDS encoding TasA family protein has translation MINKKILLSVLTIGVLAVVAGAGTWAWFTDSGTSTDNTFTAGTLELKVGTGTTIAPFSFTNIAPGFNENSVVNVENTGSIDGNLYVTITNIETTAGSDSKADLQNKMDITITKLDGTTAVTGTVDTLANTKIDVGTLYGVGSTESSSGTLDFAFNVDGDNVGNEIQGDGVTFDVIYDLEQVHS, from the coding sequence ATGATTAACAAAAAAATACTATTAAGCGTGCTCACTATCGGTGTGCTCGCTGTTGTGGCAGGTGCCGGAACATGGGCATGGTTTACAGACTCTGGAACTAGCACTGATAACACATTTACAGCTGGAACACTGGAACTAAAGGTAGGAACTGGTACCACCATTGCACCATTTTCATTTACTAATATTGCTCCAGGTTTTAACGAAAATAGTGTGGTAAATGTCGAAAATACTGGTTCAATAGATGGAAATCTGTATGTAACAATAACTAATATAGAAACAACTGCAGGTTCCGATTCAAAAGCTGACTTGCAAAATAAAATGGATATCACAATTACAAAACTTGATGGGACGACGGCAGTAACTGGTACTGTTGATACTCTTGCAAACACTAAAATCGATGTTGGAACCCTCTATGGAGTAGGTTCGACTGAATCATCTTCTGGCACCCTCGACTTCGCATTTAACGTTGATGGAGATAATGTAGGGAATGAAATTCAGGGCGATGGAGTTACCTTTGACGTCATTTATGACCTCGAACAGGTCCACTCATAA
- a CDS encoding TasA family protein codes for MFNKKVFMSIFVLGMAVTLAGAGTWAWMTDAGTSSDNTFTSGTLDMQLANNGDDYSDGVTATWVSPANFKPGDRFSAELRFTNVGTVNANHLYFYPELLPSTGSVDLADKIIITSVQGNFIRGSFPRHYSINIAPVVAWVTGNYDGILTLEEFCQNNYVAFSILSDPILRADNQEDFGLLIKGKFSGTAGNEYQGTSCTFNLEALASQNSPTEDYVLINDESTVSGPDMSQDDVDLPDDTETE; via the coding sequence ATGTTTAACAAAAAAGTGTTTATGAGTATATTTGTGCTTGGCATGGCCGTGACTCTTGCAGGTGCTGGAACGTGGGCCTGGATGACAGATGCCGGAACCAGTTCTGACAATACATTTACATCTGGGACACTGGACATGCAACTAGCCAACAATGGTGACGATTACAGCGATGGTGTTACAGCTACCTGGGTATCTCCAGCAAACTTCAAACCGGGAGACAGATTTAGTGCTGAGCTCCGTTTCACAAATGTCGGAACAGTAAATGCAAATCATTTATATTTTTATCCTGAACTTCTACCCTCAACTGGAAGTGTAGATCTAGCGGACAAAATTATAATAACATCTGTTCAAGGAAATTTTATCCGAGGGAGTTTTCCCAGACATTATAGTATTAATATAGCTCCAGTGGTTGCTTGGGTAACAGGAAATTACGATGGTATACTAACTCTTGAAGAGTTCTGCCAGAACAATTATGTTGCTTTTTCAATATTAAGTGACCCAATTCTAAGAGCCGACAACCAAGAGGATTTTGGCCTTCTAATAAAAGGTAAATTCTCTGGAACTGCCGGTAATGAATATCAGGGGACTTCCTGCACTTTTAACCTAGAAGCTTTAGCAAGCCAGAATTCCCCAACTGAAGACTATGTACTGATAAATGATGAAAGCACAGTTTCAGGGCCTGATATGTCTCAGGATGATGTTGATCTTCCAGATGATACTGAAACTGAATAA
- a CDS encoding signal peptidase I has protein sequence MKLANILAFIFIFVVVVPIIATMVPTGPIKFMTVTGNSMEPTITESDIVVVNTLATRPDVGDIVSFRHAFEVNGENQTLIVTHRVVKVVDEGYVTQGDAYSKPDGFIVASENVVGVLFFRIPYIGALVHFAGTMIGLLALVILPALLLIHQEVREIIRLMKEK, from the coding sequence ATGAAACTAGCAAATATTCTTGCTTTTATTTTTATCTTCGTTGTAGTTGTACCTATTATTGCTACTATGGTTCCTACAGGTCCTATCAAATTTATGACTGTAACCGGCAACAGTATGGAGCCTACTATAACAGAAAGCGATATTGTTGTAGTAAATACTCTGGCAACCCGACCGGATGTAGGAGATATCGTGTCCTTTCGGCATGCTTTTGAGGTAAACGGGGAAAATCAGACATTAATAGTCACGCACAGGGTGGTGAAAGTTGTAGATGAAGGGTATGTAACGCAGGGGGACGCTTATTCCAAGCCTGACGGTTTTATCGTTGCTTCCGAGAATGTGGTAGGAGTTCTGTTTTTTAGGATTCCATACATCGGAGCTCTCGTTCATTTTGCGGGAACTATGATAGGACTTTTAGCACTTGTGATCTTACCTGCGCTCCTACTGATTCATCAGGAAGTACGTGAGATTATCAGGCTCATGAAAGAAAAATAA